A genomic segment from Pseudoduganella chitinolytica encodes:
- a CDS encoding YybH family protein has protein sequence MKRIDCLVLPACVLLAACAPLPPADNAALTKQVTATERAFAQTMARRDFAAFQTFLSEEAVFDGGREPLRGKAAVAAAWKAYFEGAQAPFSWEPDRVAVLASGTLAQSGGPVRDPQGKVMARFNSIWRQEAPGQWRVVFDKGEPVCDCKAEKP, from the coding sequence ATGAAACGCATTGATTGCCTCGTGCTGCCGGCTTGCGTGTTGCTGGCCGCCTGCGCGCCATTGCCTCCGGCCGATAATGCCGCGTTGACAAAGCAGGTCACGGCAACGGAGCGCGCTTTTGCGCAGACGATGGCCCGGCGCGACTTCGCCGCGTTCCAGACGTTCCTGTCGGAGGAGGCCGTGTTCGACGGCGGCCGCGAACCGCTGCGCGGCAAGGCGGCGGTGGCGGCGGCATGGAAGGCTTACTTCGAGGGCGCGCAGGCGCCGTTCTCGTGGGAGCCCGACCGGGTGGCGGTGCTGGCCTCCGGCACGCTGGCCCAGTCGGGCGGTCCGGTGCGGGACCCACAAGGCAAGGTGATGGCACGCTTCAATTCGATCTGGCGGCAGGAGGCGCCGGGACAGTGGCGCGTGGTGTTCGACAAGGGCGAGCCGGTGTGCGATTGCAAGGCGGAGAAACCATAG
- a CDS encoding antitoxin Xre-like helix-turn-helix domain-containing protein yields the protein MYSAYAYPTSRYLPQNPVDLNAREERERLSKSALKGFFKLAAAWKLRDDDARELLGGLSSSAFYEWKKNPDRVLEVDRITRISYLLGIYKTLHIIYGDKLADEWVSLPNKNIIFSGRTPLAYMLAGGLLSMQTVRKLLDARRGGL from the coding sequence ATGTATTCCGCCTACGCTTACCCCACCAGTCGCTACCTGCCCCAGAACCCCGTCGACCTGAACGCCCGCGAGGAACGCGAGCGGCTGTCGAAGTCCGCGCTGAAGGGCTTCTTCAAGCTGGCGGCGGCCTGGAAGCTGCGCGACGACGATGCCAGGGAACTGCTGGGGGGCCTGTCCAGCAGTGCCTTCTACGAATGGAAGAAGAACCCCGACCGGGTGCTGGAGGTGGACCGCATCACGCGCATCTCGTACCTGCTCGGCATTTATAAAACCCTGCACATCATCTACGGCGACAAGCTGGCCGACGAGTGGGTCAGCCTGCCCAACAAGAACATCATCTTTTCCGGCCGCACGCCGCTTGCCTACATGCTGGCGGGCGGCCTGCTGTCGATGCAAACCGTCCGCAAACTGCTCGATGCGCGGCGTGGAGGCCTGTAA
- a CDS encoding RES family NAD+ phosphorylase: MSVDSSNATPPLRLLRQFDTCRLIPSRFADVEDSVLAPLADSDAELRDLFELDNATNARLLSEHGGTPGIGIDELLFAVPNYRIVNAAYTYARPEGSRFNDAERGAWYCGFAMETALAEVMFHKTVEYAEIDRFEDSVTYQAMLADFTAPFHDLRGQGGFADCLDPTSYVASQALAERLLAGGSTGIIYPSVRHAGGTCLACFRPALVGNVRKGPAYRLTWRGTPQPLVKPIPLPVAPQPLQP, encoded by the coding sequence TTGTCCGTCGACTCATCCAACGCCACGCCGCCGCTGCGGCTGCTGCGCCAGTTCGATACCTGCCGCCTGATCCCGTCCCGCTTTGCCGATGTCGAAGATTCCGTCCTCGCCCCGCTGGCCGACAGCGATGCCGAGCTGCGCGACCTGTTCGAACTCGACAACGCCACCAATGCGCGCCTGCTGTCGGAGCACGGCGGCACGCCGGGCATCGGCATCGACGAGCTGCTGTTCGCCGTGCCCAACTACCGCATCGTCAACGCGGCCTATACCTATGCGCGCCCGGAAGGCAGCCGTTTCAACGACGCCGAACGGGGCGCCTGGTATTGCGGCTTCGCGATGGAGACCGCGCTGGCCGAGGTGATGTTCCACAAGACCGTCGAATACGCGGAAATCGACCGTTTCGAGGACAGCGTGACGTACCAGGCGATGCTGGCCGACTTCACGGCGCCGTTCCACGACCTGCGCGGCCAGGGCGGGTTTGCCGACTGCCTCGACCCCACCAGTTATGTCGCCTCGCAGGCGCTGGCCGAGCGCCTGCTGGCGGGCGGCTCGACAGGGATCATCTACCCCAGCGTGCGCCATGCCGGCGGCACGTGCCTGGCCTGTTTCCGGCCGGCGCTGGTCGGCAACGTTCGCAAAGGACCGGCCTATCGGTTAACATGGCGGGGCACGCCGCAGCCGCTGGTCAAACCGATCCCGCTGCCCGTCGCTCCCCAGCCACTTCAACCCTGA
- a CDS encoding DUF2288 domain-containing protein translates to MQLDPDKDTELRQKVNRETARLPWTELVRHFASGNVVWVADELDLVEVAVRIAHDDKASVGQWMGAGQIAKVSDQQAQGWLETDATLWACVVSPFILVQQQKRPH, encoded by the coding sequence ATGCAACTCGACCCCGACAAAGACACCGAACTGCGCCAGAAAGTGAACCGCGAGACGGCGCGCCTGCCGTGGACGGAGCTGGTGCGCCACTTCGCTTCCGGCAACGTGGTGTGGGTGGCCGATGAACTGGATCTCGTCGAGGTGGCCGTCCGGATCGCCCACGACGACAAGGCCAGCGTCGGCCAGTGGATGGGCGCCGGCCAGATCGCCAAGGTCTCGGACCAGCAGGCGCAGGGCTGGCTGGAAACGGATGCCACGCTGTGGGCCTGCGTCGTCAGTCCGTTCATCCTCGTGCAGCAGCAGAAGCGCCCGCACTGA
- a CDS encoding DUF817 domain-containing protein, which yields MLATLDSHLTDARPRALAGWRRAAVEFLYFGIKEARACLFVGLFFAAVFLVPRAGLFGIARYDVLLLAALAIQAGMVATRLETCDELKAVSLFHVVGFALEVFKTSGAIQSWSYPDDGLTKLFGVPLFAGFMYAAVGSYIIQAWRLFDLRIRHHPPYPLAALIALAIYANFFTHHYIGDYRWYLAACALGLYARTTVVFRPLDRDRRMPLLLAFVLIGFFIWLAENLGTFFGVWRYPNQLGAWAVVHVSKWSSWSLLVVMTFTIVANLKHIKARIHVPE from the coding sequence ATGCTGGCGACCCTCGACAGCCACCTGACGGATGCGCGCCCGCGCGCGCTGGCGGGCTGGCGCCGTGCCGCCGTCGAGTTCCTGTATTTCGGCATCAAGGAAGCGCGCGCCTGCCTGTTCGTCGGCCTGTTCTTTGCCGCCGTGTTCCTGGTGCCGCGCGCGGGGCTGTTCGGCATCGCCCGCTACGATGTCCTGCTGTTGGCGGCGCTGGCGATCCAGGCCGGCATGGTGGCCACCCGGCTGGAGACGTGTGACGAGCTGAAGGCCGTCAGCCTGTTCCACGTGGTCGGCTTCGCGCTGGAGGTGTTCAAGACGTCCGGTGCGATCCAGTCCTGGAGCTATCCGGACGACGGCCTGACCAAGCTGTTCGGCGTGCCCCTGTTCGCGGGCTTCATGTACGCGGCCGTGGGCAGCTACATCATCCAGGCCTGGCGCCTGTTCGACCTGCGTATCCGCCACCATCCGCCCTACCCGCTGGCCGCGCTGATCGCCCTCGCGATCTACGCGAACTTCTTCACGCATCACTACATCGGCGACTACCGCTGGTACCTGGCCGCCTGCGCGCTGGGCCTGTATGCCCGCACCACCGTCGTGTTCCGCCCGCTCGACCGCGACCGCCGCATGCCGCTGCTGCTGGCCTTCGTGCTGATCGGCTTCTTCATCTGGCTGGCGGAAAACCTGGGCACGTTCTTCGGCGTGTGGCGCTATCCGAACCAGCTGGGCGCCTGGGCCGTCGTCCACGTCAGCAAATGGAGTTCGTGGTCGCTGCTGGTCGTGATGACGTTTACCATCGTGGCGAACCTGAAGCACATCAAGGCACGCATCCACGTACCCGAGTGA
- the arsH gene encoding arsenical resistance protein ArsH codes for MDRIPDLPNLRPHQLDLPTLPKLEPAGGFDHPPRFLLLYGSLRERSFSRYLTEEAARILTHFGGDVRIFDPTELPMVGSVAEDHPKVAELRALCLWSEGQVWCSPERHGAVTAVMKNQIDWIPLEQGAVRPSQGRTLAVMQVCGGSQSFNVVNTLRLLGRWMRMFTIPNQSSVPMAYKEFDDAGRMRPSAYYDRVVDVMEELFKMTLLLRGRTDYLTDRYSERSERAQKAIDRQIARL; via the coding sequence ATGGACCGGATTCCCGACCTGCCCAATCTGCGCCCACACCAGCTCGACCTGCCGACCTTGCCCAAGCTCGAGCCGGCCGGCGGCTTCGATCATCCACCCCGCTTCCTGCTGTTGTACGGCTCCCTGCGCGAGCGCTCGTTCAGCCGCTACCTGACGGAAGAGGCGGCGCGCATCCTCACGCACTTCGGCGGCGACGTGAGAATCTTCGACCCGACCGAGCTGCCGATGGTGGGCAGCGTGGCCGAGGATCACCCGAAGGTGGCCGAGCTGCGCGCGCTGTGCCTGTGGTCGGAAGGCCAGGTATGGTGCAGTCCCGAACGGCACGGCGCCGTTACGGCGGTCATGAAGAACCAGATCGACTGGATTCCGCTGGAGCAGGGCGCCGTGCGCCCGAGCCAGGGGCGCACCCTGGCGGTGATGCAGGTGTGCGGCGGCTCGCAGTCGTTCAATGTCGTCAATACGCTGCGCCTCCTGGGGCGCTGGATGCGGATGTTCACGATTCCGAACCAGTCGTCGGTGCCCATGGCCTACAAGGAGTTCGACGACGCCGGCCGCATGCGCCCCTCGGCCTATTACGACCGGGTGGTGGACGTGATGGAGGAGCTGTTCAAGATGACGCTGCTGCTGCGCGGGCGCACGGACTACCTGACGGACCGCTACAGCGAACGCAGCGAGCGGGCGCAGAAGGCGATCGACCGGCAGATCGCCAGGCTGTAG
- a CDS encoding arsenic transporter, with protein sequence MAIAFLIFLATLACVIWQPRGLGIGWSATAGALVALLAGVIHVGDIPVVWHIVWNATGAFVAVIVISLLLDKAGFFEWAALHVARWGGGSGRRLFAMLVLLGAAVAALFANDGAALILTPIVIAMLRALRFERRATLAFVMAAGFIADTASLPLVVSNLVNIVSADYFGIGFARYAAVMVPVNAVSVAATLAALLLFFRNDIPADYDLAQLRRPHEAIHDRATFIAGWWVLGLLLAGFFLLDALGVPISAVAAAGALALLAVAARGHRISTRAVLRGAPWQVVIFSLGMYLVVYGLRNAGLTGYLTALLERCAAHGVWGAALGTGFVTAILSSIMNNMPTVLVGALSIDATSAQGAVREAMIYANVIGSDLGPKITPIGSLATLLWLHVLDSKGIHIGWGYYLRVGLVLTLPELTLTLAALALRLS encoded by the coding sequence ATGGCCATCGCCTTCCTGATCTTCCTTGCCACGCTGGCCTGCGTCATCTGGCAGCCCCGTGGCCTCGGCATCGGCTGGAGCGCCACGGCCGGCGCGCTGGTGGCGCTGCTGGCCGGTGTCATCCACGTGGGCGATATTCCCGTCGTCTGGCACATCGTCTGGAACGCGACGGGGGCCTTTGTCGCCGTCATCGTCATCAGCCTGCTGCTGGACAAGGCCGGCTTCTTCGAATGGGCCGCGCTGCACGTGGCGCGCTGGGGCGGGGGCAGCGGGCGGCGCTTGTTCGCCATGCTGGTGCTGCTGGGCGCCGCGGTCGCGGCGCTGTTCGCCAACGACGGCGCGGCGCTGATCCTGACGCCGATCGTGATCGCGATGCTGCGCGCCCTGCGCTTCGAGCGGCGGGCCACGCTGGCGTTCGTGATGGCGGCCGGGTTCATCGCCGATACCGCCAGCTTGCCGCTGGTGGTGTCGAACCTCGTCAATATCGTGTCGGCCGACTATTTCGGCATCGGCTTTGCCCGCTACGCGGCCGTCATGGTGCCGGTCAACGCCGTCTCGGTGGCCGCGACCCTGGCGGCATTGCTGTTGTTCTTCCGCAATGACATCCCGGCGGACTACGACCTTGCGCAGCTCAGGCGGCCGCATGAAGCCATCCATGACCGGGCGACCTTCATTGCCGGCTGGTGGGTGCTGGGCCTGCTGCTGGCAGGCTTCTTCCTGCTCGATGCACTGGGGGTGCCGATCAGCGCCGTCGCCGCCGCGGGCGCCCTGGCATTGCTTGCCGTGGCCGCGCGCGGGCACCGCATCTCGACCCGCGCAGTGCTGCGCGGTGCGCCGTGGCAGGTCGTGATCTTCTCGCTGGGCATGTACCTGGTCGTGTACGGCCTGCGCAACGCCGGCCTGACGGGCTACCTGACGGCGCTGCTGGAGCGCTGTGCGGCCCACGGCGTGTGGGGCGCGGCGCTGGGGACGGGGTTCGTCACGGCGATCCTGTCCTCGATCATGAACAATATGCCGACCGTGCTGGTGGGCGCGCTGTCGATCGACGCCACCAGCGCCCAGGGCGCCGTGCGCGAAGCGATGATCTACGCGAACGTAATCGGCAGCGACCTGGGACCGAAGATCACGCCGATCGGCAGCCTGGCGACCCTGCTGTGGCTGCACGTGCTGGACAGCAAGGGCATCCACATCGGCTGGGGCTACTACCTGCGGGTGGGGCTCGTGCTGACGTTGCCGGAACTGACGCTGACCCTGGCCGCCCTGGCGCTGCGCCTGTCATAG
- a CDS encoding arsenate reductase ArsC: MNILFLCTGNSCRSILSEGTFNHLAPAGWRALSAGSQPTGKLHPRAVALLQRKGISTEGYHSKSWDSLPVVPDIVVTVCGSAAGETCPAYLGPVLRTHWGLDDPSHVVGSDAELEAAFERTHAIIVARIEAFLALPLAELQQDRARLQAALDRIGTLLP; this comes from the coding sequence ATGAATATCCTGTTCCTGTGCACGGGCAACTCGTGCCGTTCGATCCTTTCTGAAGGCACGTTCAACCACCTGGCGCCGGCCGGCTGGCGCGCCTTGAGCGCGGGCAGCCAGCCCACCGGGAAATTGCATCCGCGCGCCGTGGCCCTGCTGCAGCGGAAAGGCATCTCCACCGAGGGCTACCACAGCAAATCCTGGGACAGCCTGCCGGTCGTGCCCGACATCGTCGTGACCGTGTGCGGCAGCGCCGCCGGCGAGACCTGCCCGGCCTACCTGGGGCCGGTGCTGCGCACGCACTGGGGGCTGGACGACCCGAGCCACGTCGTCGGCAGCGATGCGGAACTCGAGGCCGCGTTCGAGCGTACCCACGCCATTATCGTCGCGCGCATCGAGGCTTTCCTGGCGCTGCCGCTGGCGGAACTGCAACAGGACCGCGCCCGCCTGCAGGCGGCGCTGGACCGCATCGGCACGCTGCTGCCGTAA
- a CDS encoding ArsR/SmtB family transcription factor: METRGALAALSALAQESRLAVFRLLVQAGPEGLAASRIAEELDIAPSSLSFHLKELSHASLVTSRQQGRFVIYCADVQAMNALIGFLTENCCGGIPCGPGTASCGPGAGC; the protein is encoded by the coding sequence ATGGAAACCAGAGGCGCGTTGGCGGCATTGTCCGCATTGGCACAGGAGAGCCGGCTGGCCGTGTTCCGGCTGCTCGTGCAGGCCGGACCTGAAGGCTTGGCGGCCAGCCGCATCGCCGAGGAGCTGGACATCGCGCCCTCGTCGCTGTCGTTCCACCTGAAGGAGCTGTCGCACGCCAGTCTCGTCACGTCGCGGCAGCAGGGGCGTTTCGTGATCTATTGCGCCGACGTCCAGGCGATGAACGCGCTGATCGGCTTCCTGACCGAGAACTGCTGCGGCGGTATTCCCTGCGGTCCCGGCACCGCCTCCTGCGGCCCCGGCGCGGGCTGCTGA
- a CDS encoding nuclear transport factor 2 family protein, translating to MKHALACGIYLFLAQLAYSPALAASAQPSQRAAEDDVEAQLLALERRRADAIVRRDIPALRDLMDRYYRHVESRGRVRSKTDLLTALERGEFRFQFYESETAEVQLLPGGQAAVVAGVFRSQQPGRKLFRGRYVRVWVRAPDGWKNTFHQGTEIRQAADRCPCE from the coding sequence ATGAAGCATGCGTTGGCTTGCGGAATTTACCTGTTTCTTGCCCAGCTGGCCTACAGCCCGGCACTGGCGGCCAGTGCCCAGCCGAGCCAGCGGGCGGCCGAGGACGACGTCGAAGCCCAATTGCTGGCCCTCGAAAGGCGGCGCGCCGACGCCATCGTCCGGCGCGATATCCCGGCCCTGCGCGACCTGATGGACCGCTACTACCGCCACGTGGAAAGCCGCGGGCGCGTGCGCAGCAAGACGGACCTGCTGACAGCGCTGGAGCGCGGAGAATTCCGCTTCCAGTTCTACGAAAGCGAAACGGCCGAGGTCCAGTTGCTGCCGGGTGGGCAGGCCGCTGTCGTCGCCGGTGTGTTCCGCAGCCAGCAGCCCGGCCGCAAGCTGTTTCGCGGTCGCTATGTGCGGGTGTGGGTGAGGGCGCCGGATGGTTGGAAAAACACCTTTCACCAGGGGACCGAGATCCGGCAGGCGGCCGACCGCTGTCCCTGCGAATGA